A single window of Archangium gephyra DNA harbors:
- a CDS encoding lipoxygenase family protein, with translation MPNPAQNAPPVSAEETPADPKQLYRYDYKKLAPLAMIATLPKAEKPGIQWTMQCVQLALQAVRNRLHWDDSLSYSDDDTAAVDLNHVGLGVVNLDAMPLHRVAPYETSELAPAHLEQMTPEQLEAALPPEEEGPLSFSGDTSAEPGMLSLLRTVAVVSRDFLQKGVTHPLFILEALLKKVEAKRSGRPTSVDDYARLFTTLERPWFADKFESDEVFAYLRVAGFNPLVLQQVKTPGEKFPVTDEQFRVTLRDPQDSLALAGSEGRLFLCDYVALAGVKNGNFPAGPKYCFAPLALFALPRGGSGARRLHPVAIQCGQDPRNHQIFTPADGEAWKKAKLVVTVADFNHHELISHLGLTHLLIGPLAIATHRCIPDAHPVSVLLRPHFEGTLNINDMAQATLVAPGHEVDKSLGGTIWASRKVAAEGLLSRPFNSLFLPEDLSARGVDSPALEYPYRDDALGLWHAIEEWVTTYVKLYYRSDEEVRADRALQEWAAELVSQDGARIPGFGDAGDGRIQSLAYLCRALTLIIFTASAQHAAVNAPQAGLMNYAPATPPAAYRAAPLSVSDSDNNDYLDYFPPLELATLQMEFLHLLGGVVHTRLGRYERDWFKDAKVREPLARFQSKLEELEALISERNRTRFGPYPFLLPSRVPQSINI, from the coding sequence ATGCCCAATCCCGCCCAGAATGCCCCGCCCGTTTCCGCCGAGGAGACTCCGGCGGACCCGAAGCAGCTGTACCGGTACGACTACAAGAAGCTCGCGCCGCTCGCGATGATCGCCACGCTGCCGAAGGCGGAGAAGCCGGGCATCCAGTGGACCATGCAGTGCGTGCAGCTGGCGCTCCAGGCCGTGCGCAACCGCCTGCATTGGGATGACTCGCTCTCGTATTCCGACGACGACACGGCGGCGGTGGACCTCAACCACGTGGGCCTCGGTGTCGTGAACCTCGACGCGATGCCGTTGCACCGGGTGGCGCCGTACGAGACCTCCGAGCTGGCCCCGGCCCACCTCGAGCAGATGACGCCGGAGCAGCTCGAGGCGGCGCTCCCCCCGGAAGAAGAAGGTCCGCTGTCCTTCAGCGGCGATACGTCCGCCGAGCCGGGAATGCTCTCCCTGCTCAGGACGGTCGCGGTCGTCTCCCGGGACTTCCTCCAGAAGGGCGTCACCCATCCGCTCTTCATCCTCGAGGCCCTGCTCAAGAAGGTGGAGGCGAAGCGCTCCGGGCGTCCCACGTCCGTGGATGACTACGCGCGCCTGTTCACCACGCTCGAGCGGCCCTGGTTCGCCGACAAGTTCGAGTCCGACGAGGTCTTCGCCTACCTGCGCGTGGCGGGCTTCAACCCGCTGGTGCTCCAGCAGGTGAAGACGCCGGGGGAGAAGTTCCCGGTCACCGACGAGCAGTTCCGCGTCACCCTGCGCGACCCTCAGGACTCGCTGGCGCTGGCGGGCTCCGAGGGCCGGCTCTTCCTGTGCGACTACGTGGCCCTGGCGGGCGTGAAGAATGGCAACTTCCCCGCGGGCCCCAAGTACTGCTTCGCCCCGCTCGCGCTGTTCGCGCTCCCGCGGGGCGGTTCGGGCGCGCGGCGGCTCCATCCGGTGGCCATCCAGTGCGGGCAGGATCCGCGCAACCATCAGATCTTCACGCCCGCGGATGGCGAGGCCTGGAAGAAGGCGAAGCTCGTGGTCACCGTGGCCGACTTCAACCACCACGAGCTCATCTCCCACCTGGGCCTCACGCACCTGCTGATCGGCCCGCTGGCCATCGCCACGCACCGGTGCATTCCGGATGCGCACCCGGTGAGCGTGCTGCTGCGGCCGCACTTCGAGGGCACGCTCAACATCAACGACATGGCGCAGGCCACGCTGGTGGCGCCCGGGCACGAGGTGGACAAGTCGCTCGGCGGCACCATCTGGGCGAGCCGCAAGGTCGCCGCCGAGGGCCTGCTCTCCCGGCCCTTCAACTCGCTCTTCCTGCCCGAGGACCTCTCGGCGCGCGGGGTGGACAGTCCGGCGCTCGAGTACCCCTACCGGGATGACGCGCTGGGGCTCTGGCACGCCATCGAGGAGTGGGTGACCACCTACGTCAAGCTGTACTACCGCTCGGACGAGGAGGTGCGGGCGGACAGGGCCCTCCAGGAGTGGGCGGCGGAGCTCGTCTCGCAGGACGGCGCGCGCATCCCCGGCTTCGGTGACGCGGGGGACGGGCGCATCCAGAGCCTCGCGTACCTGTGCCGGGCGCTCACGCTGATCATCTTCACCGCGAGCGCGCAGCATGCGGCCGTCAACGCGCCGCAGGCGGGGCTGATGAACTACGCGCCCGCCACGCCGCCCGCGGCGTACCGCGCGGCCCCGCTGTCCGTGAGCGACTCCGACAACAACGACTATCTCGACTACTTCCCGCCGCTCGAGCTGGCCACGTTGCAGATGGAGTTCCTGCACCTGCTGGGCGGCGTGGTCCACACGCGGCTCGGCCGGTATGAGCGGGACTGGTTCAAGGACGCGAAGGTGCGCGAGCCGCTCGCGCGCTTCCAGTCGAAGCTCGAGGAGCTCGAGGCGCTCATCTCCGAGCGCAACCGGACCCGTTTCGGGCCCTATCCCTTCCTCCTGCCGAGCCGGGTTCCCCAGAGCATCAACATCTGA
- a CDS encoding DUF378 domain-containing protein, translating into MEVRTQSGVSTFNKVLAVLVILGAITWGLIGFFQWNLVAAMFGGDVRPREASHLCQFFYILVGLAGVAFAFTFPWRSRPAGRREVHP; encoded by the coding sequence ATGGAAGTGAGAACGCAGTCGGGCGTGAGCACCTTCAACAAAGTGCTCGCGGTGTTGGTCATCCTCGGCGCCATCACCTGGGGGCTCATCGGCTTCTTCCAGTGGAACCTGGTGGCGGCCATGTTCGGAGGCGACGTGCGGCCCAGGGAAGCGAGCCACCTCTGCCAGTTCTTCTACATCCTGGTGGGACTGGCCGGCGTGGCGTTCGCCTTCACCTTCCCGTGGAGGAGCCGGCCCGCGGGCCGGCGGGAAGTCCATCCCTGA
- a CDS encoding GAF domain-containing protein has protein sequence MRQLRRLSETPVGAGAREARTHAGAPDAERLALLVDASQQLADAGLEPPAVLERLCQLVMPRLCSACHVRLLSADGLWLESASAAYTSRWSPELMERIVLGPRRADAHPHAGVMRSGRAFLCTAAELVEYQRQIPPEYQAVLPRAQSAHLLLLPLRARQRPLGTLTVYREPEEPPFDGAERLLLQELADRAGLALDLAHAHEAERRARHTAEVAAARLERLQRVTAALSEAVTPAEVLRVVVEEMVSAIGADRAAAVLPPADEPEQLEVVSHRGLTPEVLARQGRCPLGAPLPVAAAYRTGEPVWLESREALATSFPESLVLGPRENRAAAALPLRARGRPLGAIVFGFDSPRTFGADERGLMLDLARQSAQALERAFLYEAAQQARTRAERVAARTARLQTLNAALSQVLTAPRVAEVVIDQGVAAVGAQVAALWLVDASSAQARLLRSVGLPPEVTGPVAALPLGHGTPLDEALQRGQPVLLESHEELLRRYPHVEQRVHAAVPSVLPLAVACLPLQVDGQGLGVLVLGFPGVHRFDDDERVFLTLLAHYAAQAFERARLLAQERSAREALHEAHHTLQAIIQSSPAAITLLELDGTVRLWNPAAERIFGWKAEEVLGGFTPVVPEDKREELHGNLARVARGESILGQETRRHRRDGTTIDVTMWATALHAASGQTLCLTVIADMTERKRAEEALRFLAEAGTVLASSLEHEVTLERVAHLAVPAYADGCYVYLLGRGGSVSCVATAPAGEQRELPHELGPLVPGGSAVSRVITSGQPELRAGRGHPTPPPVGDFLLPCERAARSYLCVPLLVRGQPIGALSFVSSRHSYDAQHLALAQELARHAALAIDNARLYREARDAIRLREEFLSIASHELRTPITAIQLHVQELLRLLARNPEGIAPERLRRGLEVADRQVKRQLHLVNDLLDVSQLGAGRLVLRPEPLDLAVLVREVAERFEPELARTGSRLTLEAPAPVPGSWDRLRLEQVVTNLISNAVKYGQGKPIGLTVEARDGRAHLAVSDAGIGIAPEHLERVFGRFERAVSERHYGGFGLGLWISRHIIESMGGHISVSSQLGVGSTFRVELPPGPG, from the coding sequence ATGCGCCAGCTCAGGCGATTGTCGGAGACCCCGGTGGGAGCAGGAGCCAGAGAGGCGCGCACGCATGCGGGAGCGCCGGACGCCGAGCGTCTGGCCCTGCTCGTCGACGCATCCCAACAACTCGCCGACGCCGGCCTGGAGCCCCCCGCCGTCCTCGAGCGGCTGTGCCAGCTGGTGATGCCCCGGCTGTGCTCCGCCTGCCATGTGCGCCTGCTGTCCGCGGACGGCCTCTGGCTGGAGTCGGCCTCCGCGGCCTACACGAGCCGGTGGTCCCCCGAGCTGATGGAGCGCATCGTCCTCGGCCCCCGGCGCGCCGACGCGCATCCCCACGCGGGAGTGATGCGCTCCGGCCGCGCCTTCCTCTGCACGGCGGCGGAGCTGGTGGAGTACCAGCGGCAGATACCGCCCGAGTACCAGGCCGTCCTGCCCCGGGCCCAGTCCGCCCACCTGCTGCTGCTGCCCCTGCGCGCGCGCCAGCGTCCCCTGGGCACGCTCACCGTCTACCGCGAGCCGGAGGAGCCCCCCTTCGACGGCGCCGAGCGGCTGCTGCTGCAGGAGCTGGCGGACCGCGCGGGGCTCGCCCTGGACCTGGCCCATGCCCACGAGGCCGAGCGCCGGGCCCGGCACACGGCGGAGGTGGCCGCCGCGCGGCTCGAGCGGCTGCAGCGCGTCACCGCCGCCCTCAGCGAGGCCGTCACCCCCGCCGAGGTGTTGCGCGTCGTCGTCGAGGAGATGGTCTCCGCCATCGGCGCGGACCGGGCCGCCGCCGTCCTCCCGCCGGCGGATGAGCCCGAGCAGCTCGAGGTGGTGAGCCACCGGGGACTCACCCCGGAGGTGCTCGCGCGCCAGGGCCGCTGCCCCCTCGGCGCGCCCCTACCCGTGGCCGCCGCGTACCGCACCGGCGAGCCGGTGTGGCTGGAGTCACGCGAGGCGCTCGCCACCTCGTTCCCGGAGTCCCTCGTCCTGGGACCTCGAGAGAACCGGGCCGCGGCCGCCCTGCCGCTGCGGGCCCGCGGCCGTCCCCTGGGGGCCATCGTCTTCGGCTTCGACTCGCCCAGGACGTTCGGCGCCGACGAGCGCGGCCTCATGCTGGACCTGGCCCGGCAGAGCGCCCAGGCGCTGGAGCGAGCCTTTCTCTACGAGGCCGCGCAGCAGGCCCGCACCCGCGCCGAGCGCGTCGCCGCGCGCACCGCCCGCCTGCAGACGCTCAACGCCGCCCTCTCCCAGGTGCTCACCGCTCCCCGCGTGGCGGAGGTGGTCATCGACCAGGGGGTGGCGGCCGTCGGCGCCCAGGTGGCGGCCCTCTGGCTGGTGGACGCCTCCAGCGCCCAGGCCCGGCTGCTGCGCAGCGTGGGACTTCCGCCGGAGGTGACCGGGCCGGTGGCGGCCCTGCCGCTCGGACACGGCACGCCCCTGGACGAGGCCCTCCAGCGGGGCCAGCCGGTGTTGCTCGAGTCCCACGAGGAGCTCCTCCGCCGCTATCCCCACGTGGAGCAGCGGGTCCACGCGGCCGTGCCCTCCGTGCTCCCGCTCGCCGTGGCCTGCCTGCCCCTGCAGGTGGATGGGCAGGGCCTGGGCGTGCTCGTCCTGGGCTTCCCCGGGGTGCACCGCTTCGACGACGACGAGCGCGTCTTCCTCACGCTGCTGGCCCACTACGCCGCCCAGGCCTTCGAGCGGGCCCGGCTCCTCGCCCAGGAGCGCAGTGCCCGCGAGGCACTGCACGAGGCCCACCACACCCTCCAGGCCATCATCCAGTCCTCTCCCGCCGCCATCACCCTGCTGGAGCTGGATGGCACCGTGCGCCTGTGGAACCCCGCCGCCGAGCGCATCTTCGGCTGGAAGGCGGAGGAGGTGCTCGGCGGCTTCACCCCCGTGGTGCCCGAGGACAAGCGGGAGGAGCTGCACGGCAACCTCGCGCGCGTCGCCCGCGGCGAGTCCATCCTCGGCCAGGAGACGCGCCGTCACCGCCGCGATGGCACCACCATCGACGTCACCATGTGGGCCACCGCGCTGCACGCGGCCAGCGGCCAGACGCTGTGCCTCACCGTCATCGCGGACATGACCGAGCGCAAGCGCGCCGAGGAGGCCCTGCGCTTCCTCGCCGAGGCCGGCACCGTGCTGGCCAGCTCGCTGGAGCACGAGGTGACGCTGGAGCGCGTGGCGCACCTGGCCGTCCCCGCCTACGCGGACGGCTGCTACGTGTACCTGCTCGGCCGTGGCGGCTCGGTGAGCTGCGTGGCCACGGCCCCCGCCGGAGAGCAGCGGGAGCTGCCCCACGAGCTGGGGCCCCTCGTGCCGGGCGGGTCCGCCGTCTCGCGCGTCATCACCTCGGGGCAGCCGGAGCTGCGCGCGGGCCGCGGTCACCCCACGCCCCCTCCCGTGGGGGACTTCCTGCTGCCCTGCGAGCGGGCGGCGCGCTCCTACCTGTGCGTGCCCCTGCTGGTGCGCGGCCAGCCCATCGGAGCGCTGTCCTTCGTCTCCTCGCGGCACAGCTATGACGCGCAGCACCTGGCGCTCGCGCAGGAGCTGGCGCGGCACGCCGCCCTGGCCATCGACAACGCCCGCCTCTACCGCGAGGCCCGCGACGCCATCCGCCTGCGCGAGGAGTTCCTCTCCATCGCCAGCCACGAGCTGCGCACGCCCATCACCGCCATCCAGCTGCACGTGCAGGAGCTGCTGAGACTGCTCGCCCGCAACCCCGAGGGCATCGCCCCGGAGCGGCTGCGCCGCGGCCTCGAGGTGGCGGACCGGCAGGTGAAGCGGCAGCTGCACCTGGTGAACGACTTGTTGGACGTGTCCCAGCTGGGGGCGGGCCGGCTCGTGCTGCGGCCGGAGCCGTTGGACCTCGCCGTCCTGGTGCGCGAGGTGGCCGAGCGCTTCGAGCCGGAGCTGGCGCGCACCGGCTCGCGCCTCACCCTGGAGGCCCCGGCCCCGGTGCCCGGCAGCTGGGACCGGCTCCGGCTGGAGCAGGTGGTGACCAACCTCATCTCCAACGCGGTGAAGTACGGCCAGGGCAAGCCCATCGGCCTCACCGTGGAAGCCCGGGACGGCCGCGCCCATCTGGCCGTGAGCGACGCGGGCATCGGCATCGCCCCCGAGCACCTGGAGCGCGTCTTCGGCCGCTTCGAGCGCGCCGTCTCCGAGCGCCACTACGGCGGCTTCGGCCTGGGGCTGTGGATCTCCCGGCACATCATCGAAAGCATGGGCGGCCACATCAGCGTGAGCAGCCAGCTCGGCGTGGGCTCCACCTTCCGCGTCGAGCTTCCCCCCGGGCCAGGCTGA
- a CDS encoding class I SAM-dependent methyltransferase, whose amino-acid sequence MLKKDLHEANRLSWNAATRAHNSHKGDQARFLREGGSTLFPEELELLGELRGRSLLHLQCNSGQDTLSLAARGATVTGVDISDEAIDFARSLSAGSGLPGTFERSDVYDWLASASPARFDFVFCSYGVIGWLSDLNPWAAGISRVLKPGGRFVYVDFHPVLWMFDEKLRLTYPYGGGHHIAEAVGVGDYVAKSGEGLVHWGFEEGVREFKNPHPSHGFQWGLGDVLNPLVRHGLQLERLEEYCYANGCQVLEGMRQAPGHRFLLPEGVPEIPLMFGLSVRKPG is encoded by the coding sequence ATGCTGAAGAAGGACCTGCACGAGGCCAACCGCCTCTCCTGGAACGCCGCCACCCGCGCCCACAACAGCCACAAGGGCGACCAGGCCCGCTTCCTCCGCGAGGGCGGCTCCACCCTCTTCCCCGAGGAGCTCGAGCTGCTCGGCGAGCTGCGCGGACGCTCGCTCCTCCACCTCCAGTGCAACTCCGGCCAGGACACCCTCAGCCTCGCCGCCCGCGGCGCCACCGTCACCGGCGTGGACATCAGCGACGAGGCCATCGACTTCGCCCGCTCCCTCTCCGCCGGCTCCGGCCTCCCCGGCACCTTCGAGCGCTCCGACGTCTACGACTGGCTCGCCTCCGCGTCCCCGGCCCGCTTCGATTTCGTCTTCTGCTCCTACGGCGTCATTGGCTGGCTGTCCGACCTGAACCCCTGGGCCGCGGGCATCTCCCGCGTCCTCAAGCCCGGCGGCCGCTTCGTCTACGTCGATTTCCATCCCGTCCTCTGGATGTTCGACGAGAAGCTCCGCCTCACCTACCCCTATGGCGGCGGCCACCACATCGCCGAGGCCGTCGGCGTGGGGGACTATGTCGCGAAGTCCGGCGAGGGCCTCGTGCACTGGGGCTTCGAGGAGGGCGTGCGGGAGTTCAAGAATCCCCACCCCAGCCACGGCTTCCAGTGGGGACTCGGTGACGTCCTCAATCCCCTCGTGCGCCACGGGCTCCAGCTCGAGCGGCTCGAGGAGTACTGCTACGCCAACGGCTGCCAGGTGCTCGAGGGCATGCGCCAGGCCCCCGGCCACCGCTTCCTGCTCCCCGAGGGCGTCCCGGAGATTCCCCTCATGTTCGGACTGTCCGTCCGCAAGCCGGGGTGA